One window from the genome of Chaetodon trifascialis isolate fChaTrf1 chromosome 20, fChaTrf1.hap1, whole genome shotgun sequence encodes:
- the rph3aa gene encoding double C2-like domain-containing protein beta isoform X2, with product MMNVSGGPPGEELTDEEKEIINSVLARAAMIETMEQQRIERLSSHLDSIKKTACGDGQSRCLLCGASFAAQGVTAVLCVQCKKHMCNKCGIWSNSRTCPVWLCRICNEHQEVQKRSGAWFFKGRDQQGLPAPLPLSRPRQSSTESSSGPRGHDGAQEPTTDHQKYELSAEQQQQQPCGSEQWEQTARTTADSRNDTQSSPAAVMKTERHVLASKPPRANAQQAAATSAPAANVENQRSGREEIASPPAVEEKRQPVVSSSHVPAARITPPVAPAVSSPAPPRPPPDRTEDEDNDYDSDDATTLGCLEFSLLYEQENHALHCCIVKAKGLKPMDSNGLADPYVKLHLLPGASKSNKLRTKTLKTTLNPVWNETLVYHGITDEEMSRKTLRLSVSDEDKFGHNEFIGETRVALKKLKFNQKKNFSVCLERVIPVKKAVGGPARGMALYEDDLNEGEDSEERGRILVSLMYNSQQGRLIVGVVRCAHLAAMDSNGYSDPFVKVFLKPDMGKKAKNKTQIKKKTLNPEFNEEFSYEIKHGELAKKTLNISVWDYDMGKSNDFIGGCQLGIQAKGECLKHWYECLKNKDKKIERWHVLLNENTAQFED from the exons ATGATGAATGTGTCTGGCGGCCCCCCAGGGGAGGAACTCACggatgaggagaaggagatcATCAACAGCGTGCTGGCTCGAGCGGCCATGATCGAGACcatggagcagcagaggatcGA gcgtctctcctctcacctggaCAGCATCAAGAAGACGGCGTGCGGTGACGGACAGTCGcgctgtctgctgtgtggggCGTCTTTCGCAGCTCAGGGGGTCACGgctgtcctctgtgtgcagTGCAAGAAA CACATGTGCAACAAATGTGGGATTTGGAGCAACAGCAGGACGTGTCCTGTGTGGCTGTGCAGAATCTGCAATGAACACCAAGAG GTACAGAAGCGTTCAGGAGCTTGGTTCTTCAAGGGAAGAGACCAGCAGGGTCTGcctgcccccctccctctgtccagaCCTCGACAGTCCAGCACAGAGAGCAGTTCTGGTCCTAGAGGCCATGATGGAGCACAGGAGCCTACAACAGATCATCAGAAATATG agctcagtgcagagcagcagcagcagca gccctGTGGATCAGAACAATGGGAGCAGACAGCAAGAACAACAGCTGACAGCCGTAATGACACTCAGTcctctccagcagctgtaaTGAAGACTGAGAGACATGTGTTAGCCTCCAAACCTCCTCGAGCAAACGCACAGCAGGCCGCCGCCACCTCAG CTCCTGCTGCGAATGTGGAAAACCAACGCTCCGGGAGGGAAGAGATAGCGTCTCCTCCAGCCgtggaggagaaaagacaaCCTGTTGTCTCCAGCTCACATGTTCCTGCGGCCAGAATTACTCCACCTGTTGCTCCAGCGGTCAGCAGCCCCGCTCCCCCGCGACCCCCACCGGATCGAACAGAGGACGAGGACAACGACTACGACTCCGACGATGCCA CCACTCTGGGATGTCTGGAGTTCAGTCTGCTCTACGAGCAGGAGAATCACGCCCTGCACTGCTGCATCGTCAAAGCTAAG GGGCTAAAGCCGATGGACTCAAACGGTCTCGCTGACCCGTATGTGAAGCTGCACCTGTTACCTGGAGCCAGCAAG TCTAACAAGCTTCGCACCAAGACTCTTAAAACCACCCTGAATCCGGTGTGGAACGAGACGCTGGTCTACCACGGCATCACCGATGAGGAAATGTCTCGCAAGACTCTCCG GCTTTCGGTGAGCGACGAGGACAAGTTTGGACACAACGAATTCATCGGAGAGACGCGAGTCGCCCTGAAGAAACTCAAGTTCAACCAGAAGAAGaacttcagtgtttgtttagAGCGAGTGATCCCG GTGAAGAAGGCCGTCGGAGGACCAGCCCGCGGCATGGCTCTCTATGAAGATGAC ctgaacGAAGGTGAGGATTCGGAGGAGAGGGGTCGCATCCTGGTATCTCTGATGTACAACAGTCAGCAGGGCCGTCTGATCGTGGGCGTGGTCCGCTGTGCTCACCTGGCTGCCATGGACTCCAACGGATACTCGGACCCGTTCGTCAAAGT ATTTCTGAAGCCAGATATGGGGAAGAAAGCCAAAAACAAGACGCAGATAAAAAAGAAGACCCTCAATCCAGAGTTTAATGAG gaATTCAGTTATGAAATAAAACACGGTGAACTGGccaagaaaacactgaacatcTCAGTCTGGGACTACGACATGGGAAAATCCAATGATTTCATTG gAGGATGTCAGTTAGGCATCCAGGCTAAAGGAGAGTGTCTGAAGCACTGGTACGAATGCCTCaagaacaaagacaagaagATTGAGCGCTGGCATGTTCTGCTGAATGAAAACACGGCCCAGTTTGAGGATTAA
- the pla2g3 gene encoding group 3 secretory phospholipase A2: MAHITPLVTIILTSSLLARAAAEASILCSWTKVLPGDEVHYSFLRSDPQASSALRLYHSSWSGQRTLLSCAWIDDAAVVQDYLSLCRERTHEFSRHPDENFDVESLFEEEDLCVSAASPAVGGRAERTGKRPVRSVGGLTAASPPENHPGQAERSDVSTHQRVKRGFIVPGTLWCGSGNKAPSYADLGVFTDTDSCCREHDQCKNTILSFHSEFGVFNSNIFTMSHCDCDNKFHSCLKEAKDSISDVVGYTFFNLLKMHCFKFAHRLQCTQRNWFGMCKETKMALYAEVHPPTLYESPNPTEVSMNSTSFITNTTTPTELQESSTAGPQLFSITAAASTVPASSASPTSASITPDTNVTTSTVSNAPEEPAGPVPESGDSLESTLSTRKPTLTELDAEITEEQLSCAVYKDLDQCKSKILPQQRRYGLHNPEVTTLYHCNCTARLFQTLAKQRQLTKVQALLLGHVSQSCFLPQDCTAGKICPAVVVTAELPQLDQSSSADVEEQRHLQAVKLKVRRPNSRRAKRKERAVRLHKLCLRMLRPKLNRTDAHRPAVG, from the exons ATGGCGCACATCACTCCGCTGGTTACTATCATTTTAACATCATCACTCCTGGCACGGGCGGCGGCAGAAGCTTCGATCCTCTGCTCCTGGACCAAAGTTTTGCCTGGGGATGAAGTACACTACAGTTTTCTCCGAAGCGACCCGCAGGCCTCTTCAGCTCTGCGGCTGTACCACAGCTCCTGGTCCGGGCAGCGCACTCTGCTCAGCTGCGCTTGGATCGACGACGCAGCAGTGGTTCAGGACTATTTGTCCCTATGCCGGGAGCGCACGCACGAGTTTTCCCGTCATCCAGATGAAAATTTCGATGTAGAGTCCctgtttgaggaggaggatCTGTGCGTCTCTGCGGCCTCCCCAGCGGTCGGCGGGCGCGCGGAGCGCACAGGGAAGAGGCCGGTGCGGAGCGTCGGTGGTCTCACGGCAGCTTCACCGCCTGAGAATCATCCAGGTCAAGCTGAAAGGTCAGATGTCAGCACCCATCAGCGTGTGAAGCGCGGTTTCATTGTACCAGGGACTCTCTGGTGCGGCTCTGGCAACAAGGCGCCATCATACGCAGATTTAG GAGTCtttacagacacagacagctgctgccgTGAACACGACCAGTGCAAAAACACCATCCTGTCCTTTCACTCAGAGTTCGGTGTCTTCAACAGCAACATCTTCACCATGTCTCACTGTGACTGCGACAACAA GTTTCACAGCTGCCTGAAGGAGGCCAAAGACAGCATATCTGATGTGGTGGGATATACCTTCTTTAACCTGCTGAAGATGCACTGCTTCAAGTTCGCCCACCGGCTCCAGTGTACACAGAGAAACTGGTTTGGAAT GTGTAAAGAGACTAAAATGGCTCTGTACGCTGAGGTCCATCCACCGACGCTGTACGAGTCTCCCAATCCAACCGAGGTCAGCATGAACAGCACCAGCTTCATCACAAACACCACCACACCCACAGAGCTACaggagagcagcacagcaggccCACAGCTCTtctccatcactgctgcagcatcCACTGTCCCTGCATCTTCAGCGAGTcccacctctgcctccatcaCTCCTGATACGAACGTCACCACCTCCACGGTCTCTAACGCACCAGAGGAACCTGCAGGACCAGTACCAGAGAGTGGAGACAGTCTGGAGAGCACCCTATCTACCAGAAAGCCGACTCTGACTGAGCTGGATGCCGAAATCACAG aggagcagctgtcATGTGCCGTCTACAAGGATCTGGATCAGTGCAAGAGCAAGATCCTTCCCCAGCAGAGGAGATATGGCCTCCACAACCCGGAGGTCACAACGCTGTACCACTGCAACTGCACCGCCAG ATTATTCCAGACTTTGGCTAAACAGAGACAACTGACCAAAGTGCAGGCTCTTCTGCTGGGACATGTGTCTCAGTCCTGCTTCCTGCCACAGGACTGCACAGCAGGCAAAAT CTGCCCAGCAGTTGTGGTGACAGCGGAGCTTCCTCAGCTGGAccagagcagcagtgcagaCGTGGAGGAGCAGCGCCATCTACAGGCTGTCAAACTGAAGGTCAGGAGGCCAAACAGCAGGAGAGctaagaggaaagaaagagctgTCAGGCTTCACAAACTGTGTCTCAGGATGCTCCGGCCCAAACTCAACAGGACAGACGCACACCGGCCTGCAGTGGGATGA
- the rph3aa gene encoding double C2-like domain-containing protein beta isoform X1, translating into MMNVSGGPPGEELTDEEKEIINSVLARAAMIETMEQQRIERLSSHLDSIKKTACGDGQSRCLLCGASFAAQGVTAVLCVQCKKHMCNKCGIWSNSRTCPVWLCRICNEHQEVQKRSGAWFFKGRDQQGLPAPLPLSRPRQSSTESSSGPRGHDGAQEPTTDHQKYELSAEQQQQQQQQQQQQQQQQQQPPCGSEQWEQTARTTADSRNDTQSSPAAVMKTERHVLASKPPRANAQQAAATSAPAANVENQRSGREEIASPPAVEEKRQPVVSSSHVPAARITPPVAPAVSSPAPPRPPPDRTEDEDNDYDSDDATTLGCLEFSLLYEQENHALHCCIVKAKGLKPMDSNGLADPYVKLHLLPGASKSNKLRTKTLKTTLNPVWNETLVYHGITDEEMSRKTLRLSVSDEDKFGHNEFIGETRVALKKLKFNQKKNFSVCLERVIPVKKAVGGPARGMALYEDDLNEGEDSEERGRILVSLMYNSQQGRLIVGVVRCAHLAAMDSNGYSDPFVKVFLKPDMGKKAKNKTQIKKKTLNPEFNEEFSYEIKHGELAKKTLNISVWDYDMGKSNDFIGGCQLGIQAKGECLKHWYECLKNKDKKIERWHVLLNENTAQFED; encoded by the exons ATGATGAATGTGTCTGGCGGCCCCCCAGGGGAGGAACTCACggatgaggagaaggagatcATCAACAGCGTGCTGGCTCGAGCGGCCATGATCGAGACcatggagcagcagaggatcGA gcgtctctcctctcacctggaCAGCATCAAGAAGACGGCGTGCGGTGACGGACAGTCGcgctgtctgctgtgtggggCGTCTTTCGCAGCTCAGGGGGTCACGgctgtcctctgtgtgcagTGCAAGAAA CACATGTGCAACAAATGTGGGATTTGGAGCAACAGCAGGACGTGTCCTGTGTGGCTGTGCAGAATCTGCAATGAACACCAAGAG GTACAGAAGCGTTCAGGAGCTTGGTTCTTCAAGGGAAGAGACCAGCAGGGTCTGcctgcccccctccctctgtccagaCCTCGACAGTCCAGCACAGAGAGCAGTTCTGGTCCTAGAGGCCATGATGGAGCACAGGAGCCTACAACAGATCATCAGAAATATG agctcagtgcagagcagcagcagcagcagcagcagcagcagcagcagcagcagcagcagcagcagcagccgccctGTGGATCAGAACAATGGGAGCAGACAGCAAGAACAACAGCTGACAGCCGTAATGACACTCAGTcctctccagcagctgtaaTGAAGACTGAGAGACATGTGTTAGCCTCCAAACCTCCTCGAGCAAACGCACAGCAGGCCGCCGCCACCTCAG CTCCTGCTGCGAATGTGGAAAACCAACGCTCCGGGAGGGAAGAGATAGCGTCTCCTCCAGCCgtggaggagaaaagacaaCCTGTTGTCTCCAGCTCACATGTTCCTGCGGCCAGAATTACTCCACCTGTTGCTCCAGCGGTCAGCAGCCCCGCTCCCCCGCGACCCCCACCGGATCGAACAGAGGACGAGGACAACGACTACGACTCCGACGATGCCA CCACTCTGGGATGTCTGGAGTTCAGTCTGCTCTACGAGCAGGAGAATCACGCCCTGCACTGCTGCATCGTCAAAGCTAAG GGGCTAAAGCCGATGGACTCAAACGGTCTCGCTGACCCGTATGTGAAGCTGCACCTGTTACCTGGAGCCAGCAAG TCTAACAAGCTTCGCACCAAGACTCTTAAAACCACCCTGAATCCGGTGTGGAACGAGACGCTGGTCTACCACGGCATCACCGATGAGGAAATGTCTCGCAAGACTCTCCG GCTTTCGGTGAGCGACGAGGACAAGTTTGGACACAACGAATTCATCGGAGAGACGCGAGTCGCCCTGAAGAAACTCAAGTTCAACCAGAAGAAGaacttcagtgtttgtttagAGCGAGTGATCCCG GTGAAGAAGGCCGTCGGAGGACCAGCCCGCGGCATGGCTCTCTATGAAGATGAC ctgaacGAAGGTGAGGATTCGGAGGAGAGGGGTCGCATCCTGGTATCTCTGATGTACAACAGTCAGCAGGGCCGTCTGATCGTGGGCGTGGTCCGCTGTGCTCACCTGGCTGCCATGGACTCCAACGGATACTCGGACCCGTTCGTCAAAGT ATTTCTGAAGCCAGATATGGGGAAGAAAGCCAAAAACAAGACGCAGATAAAAAAGAAGACCCTCAATCCAGAGTTTAATGAG gaATTCAGTTATGAAATAAAACACGGTGAACTGGccaagaaaacactgaacatcTCAGTCTGGGACTACGACATGGGAAAATCCAATGATTTCATTG gAGGATGTCAGTTAGGCATCCAGGCTAAAGGAGAGTGTCTGAAGCACTGGTACGAATGCCTCaagaacaaagacaagaagATTGAGCGCTGGCATGTTCTGCTGAATGAAAACACGGCCCAGTTTGAGGATTAA